The proteins below come from a single Methanolobus chelungpuianus genomic window:
- a CDS encoding DUF134 domain-containing protein codes for MKCRGRPKSPRRVECSPEVLYFKPRGVPLSELETVALAIEELEALRLVDLEGMLQEDAAFRMGVSRRAFWEDLQSARRKVALALTTGKAIEISGGSYVRLGKE; via the coding sequence ATGAAATGCAGAGGGAGACCCAAGTCCCCAAGAAGAGTGGAGTGCTCTCCGGAAGTGCTCTATTTCAAACCAAGGGGAGTACCGTTAAGTGAACTTGAGACAGTTGCTCTTGCGATCGAGGAGCTGGAAGCTCTGAGACTTGTGGATCTCGAAGGCATGTTGCAGGAAGACGCTGCCTTCAGAATGGGCGTTTCAAGGCGCGCCTTCTGGGAAGACCTGCAAAGTGCAAGAAGGAAAGTCGCACTGGCACTGACGACCGGTAAGGCAATAGAGATATCAGGTGGCAGCTATGTCAGGCTCGGAAAAGAGTAG
- a CDS encoding undecaprenyl-diphosphate phosphatase, which translates to MLTFYEAAIIGAVQGIAEWLPISSEGMTTLVMINVFDKTLSEALPMSIWLHTGTLLSAVIYFREDIKEILDNIPQYIRNLLSRRENTHAVINFLTVSTLITGIIGLPLILFAASLTEFSGKVATALIGVLLIFTGMLQKAASGREIRKSVPSFTDSLVTGIAQGFAALPGVSRSGITVSSLLLRNFNASEAIKLSFLMSIPAVLAADIGIAAMGMLTLDMNAILATFFAFVFGLFTIDAFIRIAQRFDFAKFCIGIGVLSMAAYFI; encoded by the coding sequence ATGTTAACGTTTTATGAGGCAGCAATAATAGGAGCAGTTCAGGGCATAGCTGAATGGCTCCCGATAAGCAGCGAAGGGATGACCACTCTCGTAATGATCAATGTTTTTGATAAAACACTTTCAGAAGCCCTGCCAATGTCCATATGGCTCCACACTGGCACCCTCCTCTCGGCAGTCATCTACTTCAGGGAAGACATAAAGGAGATTTTGGACAATATACCCCAATACATCCGCAATCTTCTGTCCCGCAGGGAGAACACTCATGCAGTGATAAACTTCCTTACAGTCTCCACCCTGATCACAGGCATCATTGGCCTTCCACTCATACTGTTTGCTGCCAGTCTCACGGAGTTCTCAGGCAAGGTAGCGACAGCTCTTATCGGAGTGCTTCTTATATTCACCGGAATGCTGCAGAAAGCAGCTTCAGGGAGAGAGATCAGGAAAAGCGTACCCTCATTCACAGATTCACTCGTGACAGGCATAGCCCAGGGTTTTGCTGCACTGCCGGGAGTCAGCAGATCCGGCATCACGGTCTCATCACTGCTCCTGAGAAACTTCAATGCATCGGAAGCCATAAAACTGAGTTTCCTCATGAGCATACCTGCCGTCCTGGCCGCAGACATAGGTATCGCTGCAATGGGAATGCTGACCCTGGACATGAATGCGATTCTGGCGACATTCTTTGCTTTCGTCTTCGGCCTGTTCACCATTGACGCATTCATCCGGATAGCCCAGAGATTCGATTTTGCAAAATTCTGCATAGGGATTGGTGTTCTAAGCATGGCCGCCTACTTCATATGA
- a CDS encoding NifB/NifX family molybdenum-iron cluster-binding protein — MKLSVPSIGKGGMDDTVSQHFGRAPAYTVFDTETGNYSVMPNTSDHNGGAGLPVDLLAEAGVNIMLCGGIGKGAAVMCQRSGIEVFIGASGTVRDAINSWKSGTLSKAPQEGNCDSHSHSSHCQGGCHSHIAIN, encoded by the coding sequence ATGAAACTAAGCGTACCATCAATCGGAAAAGGCGGGATGGATGACACAGTCAGCCAGCATTTCGGAAGAGCTCCTGCCTATACTGTCTTTGACACTGAGACCGGGAATTATTCGGTTATGCCGAACACAAGCGATCATAATGGCGGTGCTGGTCTTCCTGTTGACCTTCTGGCTGAGGCCGGTGTCAATATAATGCTTTGCGGAGGCATCGGCAAAGGTGCTGCGGTAATGTGCCAGCGGTCAGGGATAGAAGTATTCATCGGTGCATCGGGAACTGTCAGGGATGCCATCAACTCATGGAAGTCCGGCACCCTCTCAAAGGCACCGCAGGAGGGGAATTGCGATAGCCATAGCCACAGCAGTCACTGCCAGGGTGGCTGTCATAGTCACATTGCTATCAACTGA
- a CDS encoding non-structural protein NS4A, which translates to MELVMAQSVNKGSGSFAHALQSIPDFSEILVLLLIMALLAMSSDEVVDFFDIVRGVFTYSVSP; encoded by the coding sequence ATGGAATTAGTTATGGCTCAATCAGTGAACAAGGGTTCAGGGAGCTTTGCACATGCCCTGCAATCGATTCCTGACTTCTCTGAGATCCTCGTCCTGCTCCTGATAATGGCTTTGCTGGCGATGTCCTCTGATGAGGTAGTGGACTTCTTCGACATAGTACGCGGAGTGTTCACTTATTCCGTATCTCCCTGA
- a CDS encoding DUF1622 domain-containing protein, translating to MSVYSVTLFEWGFLALGLFQLFLTMVGLAMIIYGGIVATIEIIFHETRKKNYTYAHIRHQFTDKILFGLEFLIAADVIRTIQDPTPEEILTLGAIVLIRTVMGYFLSKEVQEYSFLE from the coding sequence ATGTCTGTTTACTCGGTAACCTTGTTTGAGTGGGGTTTCCTGGCACTTGGCCTTTTCCAGTTGTTCTTAACAATGGTCGGACTTGCCATGATCATATATGGCGGCATCGTTGCAACTATAGAGATAATCTTCCATGAAACCCGGAAGAAAAACTATACTTATGCCCATATCCGGCATCAGTTCACGGATAAGATCCTGTTCGGCCTGGAGTTCCTCATAGCTGCAGATGTGATCCGGACGATCCAGGACCCGACCCCCGAGGAGATTCTGACCCTGGGGGCCATTGTCCTGATCCGGACCGTCATGGGTTATTTCCTCAGTAAAGAAGTCCAGGAGTATTCTTTCCTTGAATAG
- a CDS encoding metal-dependent transcriptional regulator: MQEITGLELSPKKVEYLKFLFKKGGLVRTTDISSQLQVDPSTSTKTIADLAGTGLVEHIPYRGVRLTEKGQLYAEFLVNRHNILSLMLSHYGLSSEEACAETARFESFVSKDAVDKICSSMGHPQTGVCGKIRHISCGIL, translated from the coding sequence ATGCAGGAGATCACAGGACTTGAGCTTTCACCAAAGAAAGTAGAATACTTGAAGTTCCTTTTTAAGAAAGGGGGTCTTGTAAGGACTACGGACATCTCTTCCCAGTTACAGGTAGACCCTTCCACATCGACCAAGACGATAGCAGACCTTGCCGGGACAGGGCTTGTTGAACACATTCCCTACAGGGGTGTGAGGCTGACGGAGAAAGGCCAGCTGTATGCCGAATTCCTTGTCAACAGGCACAATATCCTGAGCCTTATGCTGAGCCACTACGGTCTGTCGTCCGAGGAAGCATGTGCTGAGACCGCAAGGTTCGAGTCTTTCGTTTCCAAGGATGCCGTGGACAAAATATGCAGTTCCATGGGTCACCCGCAGACCGGGGTTTGCGGCAAGATCCGGCATATATCCTGTGGCATTCTCTGA
- a CDS encoding metal ABC transporter solute-binding protein, Zn/Mn family has product MRKLCMAFVLLLSLGLVLTSGCTDGPEASASLDKPIVAVSILPQAEFVEKIAGDNVKVLVMVPAGADPHTYEITSGQLRDLSKARMYVKVGSGLDFEKVWMDRLIAQNPDMLIVDSSSGITLRTMEAHDEGSDEEYEAGEYNESLTKDPHIWTSPQQAKVMVNNTYAGLVEIDPDNQELYMQNRDAYLAELDAADATIRETLAGKEGSSFIVYHPSWGYFADTYGLDEISVEIEGKEPSAKDMQRLVDAAKEKNVKVIFVQPGFSTTSTKAIAAEINAEVVAVDPLAKDYIDNLAKVTAAFEKGLA; this is encoded by the coding sequence ATGAGAAAATTGTGTATGGCGTTCGTTCTGTTATTATCCCTGGGTCTTGTCCTCACCAGTGGTTGTACTGACGGGCCGGAAGCATCCGCTTCCCTGGATAAGCCTATTGTTGCAGTGAGCATCCTTCCGCAGGCTGAGTTCGTTGAAAAGATCGCAGGGGATAATGTAAAGGTGCTTGTTATGGTTCCTGCAGGCGCTGATCCGCATACTTATGAGATAACATCCGGGCAGCTTAGGGATCTGAGCAAGGCCCGGATGTATGTAAAGGTGGGCTCCGGGCTGGATTTTGAGAAAGTGTGGATGGACAGGCTGATAGCCCAGAATCCGGATATGCTTATAGTGGATTCATCAAGTGGCATAACGCTCAGGACAATGGAGGCTCATGATGAAGGGTCTGATGAGGAATATGAAGCCGGGGAGTACAATGAAAGTCTCACCAAGGATCCTCATATCTGGACATCCCCTCAGCAGGCAAAGGTAATGGTCAACAATACCTATGCAGGACTTGTGGAGATCGACCCGGATAATCAGGAACTGTACATGCAGAACAGGGACGCCTATCTCGCAGAGCTGGATGCGGCAGATGCCACGATCCGGGAAACCCTTGCAGGTAAGGAAGGCAGCAGTTTTATAGTGTATCATCCTTCCTGGGGATACTTTGCGGATACCTACGGCTTGGACGAGATCTCTGTGGAGATTGAGGGCAAGGAGCCAAGTGCGAAGGATATGCAGCGCCTGGTAGATGCTGCAAAGGAAAAGAATGTCAAGGTGATATTCGTGCAGCCCGGTTTCAGTACCACAAGCACCAAGGCTATCGCTGCTGAGATAAATGCCGAGGTAGTAGCGGTCGATCCCCTTGCAAAAGATTATATAGATAACCTTGCAAAGGTAACCGCAGCATTTGAAAAAGGGCTGGCTTAA
- a CDS encoding metal ABC transporter ATP-binding protein, which translates to MAEVIDLKDVWVSYGNTPVLEAVDLVVEDRDFLAIIGPNGGGKSTLLKVILGLVKPDRGSVRLLGDDPKKTRKYAGYVPQYISSNLDFPISVWEVVLMGCLGHKGPFRGYNEDDRKAAYEALKVVDMLDYRDRQIGELSGGQKQRVFIARSLVTRPRLLILDEPSTGIDSKRQREFYELLNRLKSEIAILLVTHDMSALSVYVDKVACLNRRLHYHNSKELSPKDLEAAYQCPVELIAHGVPHRVLKIH; encoded by the coding sequence ATGGCTGAAGTGATCGATCTCAAGGATGTCTGGGTAAGTTATGGCAATACTCCCGTGCTCGAAGCAGTGGATCTTGTGGTAGAGGACAGGGACTTCCTTGCAATAATAGGTCCCAACGGGGGAGGCAAGAGCACCCTCCTGAAGGTGATCCTTGGATTGGTCAAACCTGACCGCGGTTCGGTCAGGCTCTTGGGTGACGATCCTAAAAAGACCCGCAAATACGCGGGTTATGTTCCCCAGTATATCTCTTCTAACCTTGATTTCCCCATAAGCGTGTGGGAAGTCGTCCTCATGGGATGCCTTGGTCACAAGGGTCCCTTCAGGGGATACAACGAAGATGACAGGAAAGCCGCCTATGAGGCCCTCAAGGTCGTGGATATGCTGGATTACAGGGACCGCCAGATAGGTGAGCTTTCCGGCGGACAGAAGCAAAGGGTTTTCATTGCCAGGTCACTTGTCACGCGCCCCAGGCTGCTGATCCTGGACGAGCCTTCCACAGGCATAGATTCAAAACGGCAGAGGGAGTTCTATGAGCTTCTCAACCGGCTCAAGTCCGAAATTGCTATTTTGCTTGTTACCCACGACATGAGCGCCCTGTCGGTCTATGTGGACAAGGTCGCCTGCCTTAACAGGAGGCTGCATTATCACAACTCCAAAGAGCTCAGCCCGAAGGACCTTGAAGCAGCTTATCAGTGCCCTGTGGAACTGATAGCACACGGTGTCCCTCACAGGGTCCTGAAGATCCATTGA